From the Desulfofundulus luciae genome, one window contains:
- a CDS encoding DUF2148 domain-containing protein translates to MAILELTKAEKEKILVDIARLAAAAGEGAQRICGGPSNIKSVILTGEDIANIRDAILPLCGDDGRLNMYMYGDWKGLDEVIKNDEPMAILVMGTDATRSHLGWNCGACGFATCGEFNKHAREVREGPTRGRGTAQGGPCCMWLLQDFGIAVVTAAAAVYEMGVPTRIHTSFGSMAVACGYLDGCMQALGISVGPWRLGTWDEWYNRPTMKGTFSLEDIYGDLWRCFPTHFAGFNGRGRPLTKTDPAWQAKGIYCAHVYDEEYENKRKAAGAKFAEVTAQIRQKVQERRQQGGK, encoded by the coding sequence ATGGCCATACTGGAGCTGACCAAAGCGGAAAAGGAGAAAATTCTGGTGGACATTGCCCGGCTGGCTGCTGCTGCCGGTGAGGGTGCCCAGCGCATTTGCGGAGGACCCTCCAATATAAAGAGCGTCATTCTAACCGGAGAAGATATCGCCAATATCCGGGATGCCATTTTACCGTTGTGCGGGGATGACGGTCGCCTGAACATGTATATGTACGGTGACTGGAAGGGATTAGATGAGGTGATCAAAAACGACGAGCCCATGGCCATCCTGGTAATGGGGACCGATGCCACCCGTTCTCACCTGGGGTGGAATTGCGGTGCCTGCGGTTTTGCCACCTGCGGGGAGTTCAATAAACACGCCAGGGAAGTCCGGGAAGGTCCCACCCGGGGGCGGGGTACGGCTCAAGGTGGCCCATGCTGCATGTGGCTCTTGCAGGATTTCGGCATTGCCGTGGTGACCGCAGCGGCGGCGGTGTATGAAATGGGAGTACCCACCCGCATCCACACCTCCTTTGGTTCCATGGCCGTGGCCTGCGGTTATCTCGACGGTTGCATGCAGGCCCTGGGCATTTCCGTAGGGCCGTGGCGCCTGGGTACCTGGGACGAGTGGTACAACAGGCCAACCATGAAGGGAACCTTTAGCCTGGAAGATATCTACGGCGATCTGTGGCGTTGCTTCCCCACCCACTTTGCCGGCTTTAACGGCCGCGGGCGGCCCTTAACCAAGACAGATCCCGCCTGGCAGGCTAAGGGAATTTACTGTGCACACGTTTATGACGAAGAATACGAAAATAAGCGCAAGGCGGCCGGGGCCAAGTTTGCCGAGGTTACGGCTCAGATCAGGCAGAAGGTGCAGGAGCGCCGGCAGCAGGGCGGCAAATAA
- a CDS encoding DUF2148 domain-containing protein has translation MPRIYLKEFPEYSPQDLARKDVVVEAAKLMAAAAITSPRGGGIDQVEVEIVYGEEEQEVLARKVEELGRMRKAKIWRNRLFSEAVMVREADAVLLIGNYRAAEYPLDSGCGLCTGKPSCYDLYAKRVTKAGALIDLVDEEPDPNKLVNGPLCGFKVLDHGHAVGSALLMARRLFIDAMPLFSVSVAAQKLGYCPKSQFVVGILLAARNKNPFVDILPDYHVLNLERVYSTLRKQYILARMVYWYDQRSWYPPEKSGQGALEPEQE, from the coding sequence ATGCCACGCATCTATCTCAAGGAATTTCCAGAATACTCTCCCCAGGATCTGGCCAGAAAAGACGTGGTAGTGGAGGCGGCCAAGCTCATGGCCGCGGCAGCCATTACTTCTCCCCGGGGAGGCGGCATTGACCAGGTGGAGGTGGAAATCGTTTACGGGGAGGAAGAGCAGGAGGTCCTGGCCCGCAAGGTGGAGGAACTGGGACGGATGCGCAAGGCAAAGATCTGGCGCAACCGGCTCTTTTCCGAAGCGGTCATGGTACGCGAGGCCGATGCCGTCCTATTAATTGGCAACTACCGGGCTGCCGAATATCCCCTGGACAGCGGCTGCGGCCTTTGTACGGGTAAGCCCTCGTGTTACGACCTGTATGCGAAGCGGGTAACCAAAGCCGGGGCACTTATTGATCTGGTGGACGAAGAGCCGGATCCCAACAAGCTGGTTAACGGTCCTCTATGCGGTTTTAAAGTGCTGGATCACGGCCACGCGGTGGGTTCGGCTTTGCTCATGGCCCGCAGGCTCTTTATTGATGCCATGCCTTTATTCAGTGTCAGCGTGGCTGCCCAGAAGCTGGGCTACTGTCCCAAGTCCCAGTTCGTGGTGGGGATCTTGCTGGCAGCCCGCAACAAGAACCCCTTCGTGGATATCCTTCCCGACTATCATGTGCTAAACCTGGAGCGGGTCTACAGCACGCTGCGCAAGCAGTACATCTTGGCGCGTATGGTCTACTGGTACGATCAGCGGAGCTGGTATCCGCCTGAAAAGTCCGGCCAGGGAGCACTCGAGCCGGAGCAGGAATAA
- a CDS encoding alpha/beta hydrolase, translated as MNGQKVYFFSEGMKLEGILYGGNEGSKRPGVVVCHGFGGVKETTSVEVCQYLVGKGYMTLCFDYRGFGGSEGTRGRLVPMEQVQDIRNAITFLQQQPGVDPEKIGLYGASFGGANVIYAAAIDQRVKCTVATVPVGHGEHWLRSLRRNWEWEDFLKEVYEHRVQKVLTGKSKYVDRLYVMLPDPDTQEFFKSAPKVEITLDSVEHILEYKPEEVVDKIAPRPLQIIYAEKDVLIRPEQTVRMYDRAREPKRLCVVKGAKHFDVYNLYFEQTMAFAYEWFKQWLPPEINCYS; from the coding sequence ATGAACGGTCAAAAGGTTTATTTTTTTAGCGAAGGGATGAAGCTGGAAGGGATATTGTATGGAGGCAATGAGGGCTCAAAAAGGCCCGGTGTGGTGGTGTGCCACGGCTTTGGAGGGGTAAAAGAAACCACCTCGGTAGAAGTATGCCAGTATTTGGTCGGGAAGGGGTATATGACCCTTTGTTTTGACTATCGTGGTTTTGGTGGGAGCGAGGGAACCAGGGGGAGGCTGGTTCCCATGGAACAGGTGCAGGATATCCGTAACGCCATTACCTTCCTTCAGCAGCAGCCCGGTGTGGACCCCGAGAAAATAGGCCTGTATGGAGCCAGCTTTGGGGGGGCCAATGTAATTTATGCGGCAGCCATTGATCAGCGGGTGAAATGTACGGTGGCCACCGTGCCTGTGGGGCATGGTGAGCACTGGTTGCGTAGCCTGCGCCGCAATTGGGAATGGGAAGATTTCTTAAAGGAAGTATACGAGCACCGGGTGCAGAAGGTTTTAACCGGTAAGTCAAAATATGTCGATCGCTTATATGTTATGCTTCCAGATCCGGATACACAGGAATTTTTTAAATCGGCCCCCAAAGTGGAAATAACCCTGGATTCCGTGGAACATATTCTGGAATACAAGCCCGAAGAAGTAGTGGATAAAATTGCCCCGCGTCCCCTGCAGATTATTTATGCCGAAAAAGACGTACTTATCCGTCCCGAACAAACTGTAAGAATGTACGATCGGGCCAGGGAACCCAAGCGCCTTTGCGTGGTAAAGGGTGCCAAACATTTTGATGTTTATAATTTATATTTTGAACAGACCATGGCTTTTGCCTATGAATGGTTTAAACAGTGGTTACCACCAGAAATTAACTGTTATTCTTGA
- the argH gene encoding argininosuccinate lyase, with the protein MTKLWGGRFQKATDHLVDDFHSSISFDQRLYRYDIRGSMAHARMLAKQGIIAPEEAQAIIKGLEEILADIEEGRVQFSVAAEDIHMNIEQLLTERIGPVGKKLHTARSRNDQVALDVRMYLKEEIDAIIALLKQLQETLLDLAENHLDTVMPGYTHLQRAQPITLAHHLMAYVQMFGRDVDRLQDCRRRTDVLPLGAGALAGTTFPIDPAYVAEQLGFAAVAENSLDAVSDRDFAVEFTAAAALIMVHLSRFCEEIILWSSAEFAFVELDDAYSTGSSMMPQKKNPDVAELTRGKAGRVFGDLMTLLTMLKGLPLAYNKDMQEDKEALFDAVDTVKKCLRVFTPMVASLKVRPENMAGAARGGFTNATDLADYLVKKGVPFREAHEQAGKLVYYCLSRGKSLEELSLEEFRHFAPRVEEDVYRAIDIRQCVAARRVLGGPAPEAVRQAILRARAGLEN; encoded by the coding sequence GTGACCAAACTGTGGGGAGGACGCTTTCAAAAGGCTACGGACCACCTGGTGGACGACTTTCATTCTTCCATTTCCTTTGATCAGCGGTTGTACCGTTATGATATACGGGGCAGCATGGCCCATGCCCGTATGCTGGCCAAACAGGGGATTATTGCTCCGGAAGAGGCGCAGGCAATCATAAAGGGCCTGGAAGAGATCCTGGCCGATATTGAGGAGGGCCGGGTGCAGTTTTCGGTGGCCGCCGAGGACATTCACATGAATATAGAACAGTTGCTTACCGAGCGCATCGGTCCGGTGGGGAAAAAGCTTCACACCGCCCGCAGCCGCAACGACCAGGTGGCCCTGGACGTGCGCATGTATCTCAAGGAAGAAATTGACGCCATTATCGCTCTCCTCAAGCAGTTGCAGGAAACTCTGCTGGATCTGGCCGAAAATCACCTGGATACGGTCATGCCCGGCTACACCCACCTGCAGCGGGCCCAGCCAATCACCCTGGCCCACCATTTAATGGCTTACGTGCAGATGTTCGGGCGGGATGTGGACAGGCTGCAGGACTGCCGGCGGCGTACGGATGTCCTGCCCCTGGGCGCAGGGGCCCTGGCCGGCACCACCTTTCCCATAGATCCGGCCTACGTGGCCGAACAACTTGGTTTTGCTGCCGTGGCGGAAAATAGCCTGGATGCCGTCAGCGACCGGGACTTTGCGGTGGAATTTACGGCTGCCGCAGCCTTGATCATGGTGCACTTGAGCCGCTTTTGTGAAGAGATTATCCTCTGGTCTTCTGCAGAGTTTGCCTTTGTGGAGCTGGATGATGCCTACAGCACCGGCAGCAGCATGATGCCCCAGAAAAAGAACCCCGATGTGGCGGAGTTGACCCGGGGCAAAGCCGGCCGGGTATTTGGCGATTTAATGACCCTTTTGACCATGCTTAAAGGGTTACCCCTGGCTTACAATAAGGACATGCAGGAAGATAAAGAAGCACTTTTTGATGCCGTGGATACGGTCAAAAAGTGCCTGAGGGTTTTCACGCCCATGGTGGCCAGTTTAAAGGTGCGCCCGGAAAATATGGCCGGGGCGGCAAGGGGGGGCTTCACCAACGCCACCGACCTGGCGGACTACCTGGTGAAAAAAGGCGTACCCTTCCGGGAAGCCCATGAACAAGCAGGCAAACTGGTTTACTACTGCCTGTCCCGGGGTAAATCCCTGGAAGAACTGTCCCTGGAGGAGTTCAGGCATTTTGCCCCCCGGGTTGAAGAAGATGTCTACCGGGCCATTGATATCAGGCAGTGCGTGGCCGCCCGGCGGGTGCTGGGGGGACCGGCACCCGAAGCGGTGCGGCAGGCTATCTTGCGCGCCCGGGCTGGGCTGGAGAATTAA
- the atoS gene encoding two-component system sensor histidine kinase AtoS: MIFQKRGFKNQILVLIALLLVLPIVLAGYMLNVIHNTQLSMIESQKKKIAKAMELLDASLTTSFDDLLTRANAAQAPRRDKVKLLNRQLKPLIAKIKENYPELELGFYSRDLDVILDGDENSYGENFSKRRKRAFDETISTSKPVVETLGLSEGGQLEMYRPLMRHGKVIGAVWATENLSVLYRRVDQVQRDAYLVIAVGVVVGLGGAFALIRNLVAAVNQVKTGVQLLETDLTYVLPPATGELGEITEAINHLATKLVNVQNYNEIILASIDDGILAVDLRAVLIGVNAAAKRILGLPEDCLDKPLGETFPPDSPFYNYLTTALHEHRLVKDQEVLHPAGEGKTLHLLISTNLMTNIRREIIGVVLTCRDITDRVHLEEQIRRQERLASLGKLVAGVAHEIRNPLTSISGYIQFWQKNPTPSPRSLSIIQREINRLNTIVDKLLHFARPAQAVFGAHDVNLLVNRVAQFFQDAHNSEVEIKRELTGDLPPAWMDPSQMEQVLYNVLYNAAQAMSGRGTIIVSTELEAEKNMVLVKVKDSGRGIPPEIMPHLFDPFFTTRPRGVGLGLAIAYEIIRAHGGEIELESQLGQGTTCKIYIPVAKEEG, from the coding sequence ATGATTTTTCAAAAAAGGGGTTTTAAAAACCAGATCCTGGTCTTAATTGCCCTGCTTCTGGTTTTACCCATTGTGCTGGCAGGATATATGTTAAACGTCATACACAACACCCAGTTAAGCATGATAGAAAGCCAGAAGAAAAAAATAGCAAAAGCCATGGAGCTTCTGGATGCCAGCTTGACCACATCCTTTGACGATCTTTTGACCAGAGCGAATGCTGCCCAGGCCCCCCGCCGGGACAAAGTGAAATTACTAAACCGGCAACTAAAACCGCTGATTGCAAAAATAAAGGAGAACTACCCGGAACTGGAACTGGGATTCTATTCCCGCGACCTGGATGTTATTCTGGACGGCGATGAAAACAGTTATGGCGAGAATTTCTCAAAGCGGCGTAAGCGGGCCTTTGACGAAACCATCAGCACCAGCAAACCGGTAGTGGAAACCCTGGGTCTTTCCGAGGGGGGACAGCTGGAGATGTACCGGCCCCTGATGCGCCATGGGAAAGTCATCGGTGCCGTCTGGGCCACGGAAAATCTCTCCGTACTCTACCGGCGGGTAGACCAGGTGCAGCGGGACGCCTACCTGGTTATTGCCGTAGGCGTGGTGGTGGGACTTGGGGGCGCCTTTGCCCTCATCCGGAACCTGGTGGCGGCTGTAAACCAGGTCAAAACAGGGGTCCAGTTGCTGGAAACGGACCTCACCTACGTCCTGCCTCCTGCCACCGGTGAACTGGGGGAGATCACCGAAGCCATCAACCACCTGGCCACCAAACTGGTGAACGTGCAGAATTACAATGAAATTATCCTGGCCAGCATTGACGACGGCATCCTGGCTGTAGACCTGCGTGCAGTGCTCATTGGGGTCAATGCCGCGGCAAAACGCATACTCGGCCTGCCGGAAGACTGCCTGGATAAACCCCTGGGAGAAACCTTCCCACCGGATTCCCCCTTCTATAATTACCTGACAACCGCACTGCACGAGCATCGCCTGGTAAAAGACCAGGAAGTGCTGCACCCTGCCGGCGAAGGGAAGACGCTGCATCTTTTGATCAGCACCAACCTGATGACCAACATCCGCCGGGAGATCATAGGAGTGGTACTGACCTGCCGGGATATCACCGACAGGGTGCACCTGGAAGAACAAATCCGGCGCCAGGAACGGCTGGCCTCCCTGGGCAAGCTGGTGGCCGGTGTGGCGCATGAAATCCGCAATCCTTTAACGTCTATCAGCGGCTATATTCAATTCTGGCAGAAAAATCCCACCCCCTCTCCTCGCTCGCTCTCTATCATCCAGCGGGAAATCAACCGGTTAAACACCATTGTAGATAAGCTGCTGCATTTTGCCAGGCCAGCCCAGGCCGTTTTCGGTGCCCACGACGTCAACCTGCTGGTCAACCGGGTAGCCCAGTTTTTCCAGGATGCTCATAATTCAGAGGTTGAAATCAAAAGAGAATTAACCGGAGATCTTCCACCGGCCTGGATGGACCCAAGCCAGATGGAACAGGTCCTCTACAACGTCCTGTACAACGCCGCCCAGGCTATGTCCGGCAGGGGAACAATTATCGTTTCTACAGAACTTGAGGCAGAAAAAAATATGGTTTTAGTAAAGGTAAAGGACTCGGGACGGGGTATACCACCGGAAATCATGCCCCACCTGTTTGACCCCTTTTTTACCACCAGGCCCAGGGGAGTGGGTCTGGGATTGGCCATTGCCTATGAAATAATCCGTGCCCATGGCGGGGAAATAGAGCTGGAAAGCCAGCTCGGACAGGGCACTACCTGCAAAATTTACATTCCCGTGGCAAAGGAGGAAGGATAA